A portion of the Faecalibacterium sp. I3-3-89 genome contains these proteins:
- a CDS encoding acetolactate synthase large subunit, with protein sequence MKEMKTTAQVLVDCLEAEGVDVMFGIPGEETLDLMFAIRNSKIRFIPVRHEQGAAFMADVYGRLTGRAGVCLSTLGPGATNLVTGVADAYLDGAPLVAITGQVGTDRMQLTSHQYLDLTAMFEPITKRSKQIIRPDTVGEIVRLAFKHAEKGKPGATHIDLPQNIAKMPADAVPLKRQQMHDVYADPTHIAAAGKIISEAKNPVILAGAGAVRGHAASAVTELADRLHIPVVNTMMAKGIIPMDDKYSLWTIGIPQKDYVNQLFDRADVVIAIGYDIVECAPAKWGAREDMTIVHIDSAPADVNKRYQPAVEVVGDISESLYEILRCAHRTGEPEFALALRQTMVAEHEAMAADDSCPMKPARILADVRKVMGRDDILVSDVGAHKMWIARHYDCYEPNTCLISNGFASMGFSIPGAFAAKLLYPEKKVLALCGDGGFMMNSQELETAVRERVPFVTLIWEDSSYGLIKWKEQEQFGGEHCYVDFSNPDFKLLAEAMHCKGYRVEKADELIPTLEEAFRQDVPSVIVVPVDYSENMKLSEHLKQVCAQK encoded by the coding sequence ATGAAGGAAATGAAAACGACCGCGCAAGTGCTGGTGGACTGTCTGGAAGCCGAGGGCGTCGATGTGATGTTCGGCATTCCGGGCGAGGAAACGCTTGACCTGATGTTTGCCATCCGGAACAGCAAGATCCGCTTCATCCCGGTGCGCCACGAGCAGGGCGCGGCCTTTATGGCCGATGTCTATGGCCGTCTGACCGGCCGGGCCGGCGTCTGCCTGTCCACCCTTGGCCCCGGCGCGACCAACCTAGTCACCGGCGTGGCGGACGCCTATCTGGACGGCGCGCCGCTGGTGGCCATCACGGGACAGGTAGGCACCGACCGGATGCAGCTCACCAGCCACCAGTACCTCGACCTGACGGCCATGTTTGAGCCGATCACCAAGCGTTCGAAGCAGATTATCCGCCCCGACACGGTGGGCGAGATCGTGCGTCTGGCCTTCAAGCACGCCGAGAAGGGCAAGCCGGGCGCGACCCACATCGACCTGCCTCAGAACATCGCCAAAATGCCCGCCGATGCCGTGCCGCTCAAGCGCCAGCAGATGCACGATGTCTACGCCGACCCGACCCACATTGCGGCGGCGGGAAAGATCATCAGCGAGGCAAAGAACCCGGTCATCCTCGCGGGTGCGGGCGCGGTGCGCGGCCATGCCGCTTCCGCCGTCACCGAGCTGGCCGACCGGCTGCATATCCCAGTGGTCAACACCATGATGGCTAAGGGCATCATCCCGATGGACGACAAATACAGCCTCTGGACCATCGGCATCCCGCAGAAGGACTACGTCAACCAGCTCTTCGACCGCGCCGATGTGGTCATCGCCATCGGATACGACATCGTGGAGTGTGCCCCGGCCAAGTGGGGCGCGCGGGAGGACATGACCATCGTGCACATCGACAGCGCCCCCGCCGACGTCAACAAGCGGTATCAGCCCGCCGTGGAAGTGGTGGGCGACATCTCGGAGAGCCTGTATGAGATCCTTCGCTGTGCCCACCGCACCGGTGAGCCGGAGTTTGCATTGGCCCTCCGCCAGACGATGGTGGCGGAGCATGAGGCGATGGCGGCAGACGACAGCTGCCCCATGAAGCCTGCCCGCATCCTTGCCGATGTGCGGAAGGTCATGGGCCGCGACGATATTCTGGTCAGCGATGTGGGTGCTCATAAGATGTGGATCGCCCGCCACTATGACTGCTACGAGCCAAACACCTGCCTCATCTCCAACGGCTTCGCCAGCATGGGCTTCTCCATCCCGGGCGCATTCGCGGCCAAACTGCTCTATCCGGAGAAGAAGGTGCTGGCCCTCTGCGGCGACGGCGGCTTCATGATGAATAGTCAGGAGCTGGAGACGGCGGTGCGGGAGAGGGTGCCCTTCGTGACCCTCATCTGGGAGGATTCCAGCTACGGCCTGATCAAGTGGAAGGAACAGGAACAGTTCGGCGGGGAGCACTGCTATGTGGACTTTTCCAACCCCGACTTTAAACTGTTGGCGGAAGCGATGCACTGCAAGGGCTATCGCGTCGAAAAGGCAGATGAGCTGATCCCCACGCTGGAAGAGGCGTTCCGGCAGGATGTGCCCAGCGTCATCGTAGTGCCGGTGGACTACAGCGAGAATATGAAACTGAGTGAGCATCTCAAGCAGGTCTGCGCCCAGAAATAA
- a CDS encoding UxaA family hydrolase — MPQAIHISPIDNVVVALHPIAKGTLVEVDGLAVTALEDIPQGHKMAVKAIRNGENVIKYGFPIGHATADAEPGTWMHTHNVHTNLSGEVEYSYNPSPELAPLPKVEAETFMGFRRKDGRAAIRNEIWIIPTVGCVNDIAKKMVADNQDLVTGTIEGLYTFTHPFGCSQTGHDHAQTRKLLAALVRHPNAAAVLVLHLGCENLQHDQFVEELGEYDHDRVKFLTCQDVDDEFAAARDILKELAAYAGQFKREPIPVSELVVGMKCGGSDGLSGITANPTIGRFSDMMGQRGGSTVLTEVPEMFGAEGFLMDRCINHDVFVKAEKMINGFKDYFISHNEVVYDNPSPGNKQGGITTLEDKSCGCVQKGGTAPIMDVIGYGDPVVTKGLNMLYGPGNDLVSATAMTAAGAHLILFSTGRGTPFSAPAPTLKISTNTPLAEKKSGWIDFNTGVIADGEKTIDEAAKDLLDLVIRVASGEQTKAEKHGFREISIFKDGVVL, encoded by the coding sequence ATGCCGCAGGCGATCCATATCAGCCCCATCGACAACGTCGTTGTCGCTCTGCATCCCATTGCCAAGGGCACCCTCGTCGAGGTGGACGGCCTTGCCGTCACCGCGCTGGAGGACATCCCGCAGGGCCACAAGATGGCAGTCAAGGCCATCCGGAACGGCGAGAACGTCATCAAGTACGGCTTCCCCATCGGCCACGCCACCGCCGACGCCGAGCCGGGTACTTGGATGCACACCCACAATGTCCACACCAACCTCTCCGGCGAGGTGGAGTACAGCTATAACCCCTCCCCCGAGCTGGCCCCGCTGCCCAAGGTGGAGGCCGAGACCTTCATGGGCTTCCGCCGCAAGGATGGCCGCGCCGCCATCCGCAACGAGATCTGGATCATCCCCACCGTCGGCTGTGTCAACGACATCGCCAAGAAGATGGTGGCCGACAATCAGGACCTCGTCACCGGCACCATCGAGGGCCTCTACACCTTCACCCATCCCTTCGGCTGCAGCCAGACCGGCCATGACCACGCACAGACCCGCAAGCTGCTGGCCGCTCTCGTCCGCCATCCCAATGCCGCCGCCGTTCTGGTGCTGCATCTGGGCTGTGAGAACCTGCAGCACGACCAGTTCGTGGAAGAGCTGGGCGAGTATGACCACGACCGGGTGAAATTCCTGACCTGTCAGGACGTGGACGATGAATTTGCCGCCGCCCGCGACATCCTGAAGGAGCTGGCCGCTTACGCCGGCCAGTTCAAGCGCGAGCCGATCCCCGTGAGCGAGCTGGTGGTCGGCATGAAGTGCGGCGGCTCGGATGGTCTGTCGGGCATCACCGCCAACCCCACCATCGGACGCTTCTCCGACATGATGGGCCAGCGCGGCGGCTCCACCGTCCTGACCGAGGTGCCCGAGATGTTCGGCGCCGAGGGCTTCCTGATGGACCGCTGCATCAACCACGACGTCTTCGTCAAGGCCGAGAAGATGATCAACGGCTTTAAGGACTACTTCATCAGCCACAATGAGGTCGTCTACGACAACCCCTCTCCGGGCAACAAGCAGGGCGGCATCACCACGCTGGAGGACAAGAGCTGCGGCTGCGTCCAGAAGGGCGGCACGGCCCCCATCATGGATGTCATCGGCTACGGCGACCCCGTCGTCACCAAGGGCCTGAATATGCTCTACGGCCCCGGCAATGACCTCGTTTCCGCCACCGCCATGACCGCCGCCGGTGCACACCTCATCCTCTTCTCCACCGGCCGCGGCACGCCCTTCTCTGCCCCGGCTCCCACCCTGAAGATCTCCACCAACACCCCGCTGGCGGAGAAGAAGTCGGGCTGGATCGATTTCAACACCGGCGTCATCGCCGACGGTGAGAAGACCATCGACGAGGCCGCAAAGGATCTGCTGGATCTGGTCATCCGGGTGGCCAGCGGCGAGCAGACCAAGGCCGAGAAGCACGGTTTCCGCGAGATCTCCATCTTCAAGGACGGCGTCGTTCTTTAA
- the uxaC gene encoding glucuronate isomerase, translating to MKAFMDKEFMLQSPTAQHLYHAYAEGMPICDYHCHIPPREIYENRRFDNIAQVWLGGRNPDGSYFGDHYKWRVMRSNGVPEEYITGDKPDRERFQKFAEALPMAIGNPMYHWTNLELHTFFGYDGVLNGDTAEEVWNLCNDKLQHDPKLTVRGLIEQSNVAFIGTTDDPIDSLEWHKKIKEDPTIKFTVAPSFRPDKAININKPGFVEYMGKLAAAVGKEKLACIDCVTGALTDRIEFFAEMGCRASDHGLDYIPYREASKDEVNAIYQKVMKGEAVTREEAEKYQTYILIHLGKQYHRLGIAMQIHYNCLRGVNRKMNTLLGPDTGFDMINTATCGGEIAALLSALNDTDECPKTIIYSLNPGDDAQIGTILGCFQNSEVPGKIQHGSAWWFNDHKIGMEEQMSRLASLGLLGNFVGMLTDSRSFLSYTRHDYFRRILCNLIGQWVEDGEYPNDEKALEKIVRGICFDNAKRYFNL from the coding sequence ATGAAAGCATTTATGGATAAGGAGTTCATGCTCCAGTCGCCCACCGCACAGCACCTGTATCACGCTTACGCTGAGGGTATGCCCATCTGTGACTACCACTGCCACATCCCTCCCCGCGAGATCTACGAGAACCGCCGCTTCGACAACATCGCTCAGGTCTGGCTGGGCGGCCGCAACCCGGACGGCAGCTACTTCGGCGACCATTACAAATGGCGCGTCATGCGCTCCAACGGCGTGCCCGAGGAGTACATCACCGGCGACAAGCCCGACCGCGAGCGTTTCCAGAAGTTTGCCGAGGCTCTGCCCATGGCCATCGGCAACCCGATGTACCACTGGACCAACCTCGAGCTGCACACCTTCTTCGGCTATGACGGCGTGCTGAACGGCGACACCGCCGAGGAAGTCTGGAACCTGTGCAACGACAAGCTCCAGCACGACCCCAAGCTGACCGTCCGCGGCCTCATCGAGCAGAGCAACGTGGCTTTCATCGGCACCACCGATGACCCCATCGACAGCCTCGAGTGGCACAAGAAGATCAAGGAAGACCCCACCATCAAGTTCACCGTGGCTCCTTCCTTCCGCCCCGACAAGGCCATCAACATCAACAAGCCCGGCTTCGTTGAGTACATGGGCAAGCTGGCTGCTGCCGTCGGCAAGGAGAAACTGGCCTGCATCGACTGCGTCACCGGTGCTCTGACCGACCGCATCGAGTTCTTCGCCGAGATGGGCTGCCGCGCTTCCGACCACGGTCTGGACTACATCCCCTACCGTGAGGCCTCCAAGGACGAGGTCAACGCCATCTACCAGAAAGTCATGAAGGGCGAGGCCGTCACGCGGGAAGAGGCTGAGAAGTATCAGACCTACATCCTCATCCATCTGGGCAAGCAGTATCACCGCCTCGGCATCGCCATGCAGATCCACTACAACTGCCTGCGCGGCGTCAACCGCAAGATGAACACCCTGCTGGGACCCGATACCGGTTTCGACATGATCAACACCGCCACCTGCGGCGGCGAGATCGCAGCTCTGCTGAGCGCCCTGAACGACACCGACGAGTGCCCCAAGACCATCATCTACAGCCTGAACCCCGGCGATGACGCTCAGATCGGCACCATCCTCGGCTGCTTCCAGAACAGCGAGGTCCCGGGCAAGATCCAGCACGGCTCCGCTTGGTGGTTCAACGACCACAAGATCGGCATGGAAGAGCAGATGTCCCGTCTGGCCAGCCTCGGCCTGCTGGGCAACTTCGTCGGTATGCTGACCGACAGCCGCAGCTTCCTGAGCTACACCCGCCACGACTACTTCCGCCGCATCCTCTGCAACCTCATCGGCCAGTGGGTCGAGGACGGCGAGTATCCCAACGACGAGAAGGCTCTGGAGAAGATCGTCCGCGGCATCTGCTTCGACAACGCAAAGCGCTACTTCAACCTGTAA
- a CDS encoding DegV family protein, with the protein MKIKITADSTCDLSEALLRQWDISLMPMHILMGGESYLDGITVRPADVFAHVEAGGQTPKSAAANPVEYIDFFGPFAKEYDAVIHISVSAKLSSCYQNACLAAQEYDNVSVIDSENICTGQGYLVLRAAKWAADGLTARNICMRLQNLAKRVELSFVLDQLNYMAKSGRCSGVLAFGANLLGIKPSLAVIDGELKVVKKYRGSLPICVGKYITDLLDGRDDIDNCMVFISSCQPKPGCMEAIKAGLRRYGKFENIIETDIGTTIGGYSGPGTIGIVFAKKV; encoded by the coding sequence TTGAAGATCAAAATCACGGCCGACAGCACCTGCGACCTCTCCGAAGCGCTGCTGCGGCAATGGGACATCTCTCTCATGCCCATGCATATCCTGATGGGCGGCGAGAGCTATCTGGACGGCATCACCGTCCGCCCTGCTGACGTCTTTGCCCATGTGGAGGCCGGCGGCCAGACCCCGAAATCCGCCGCAGCAAATCCGGTGGAGTACATCGACTTCTTCGGGCCGTTCGCCAAAGAGTACGACGCTGTCATCCACATCTCGGTCAGCGCCAAGCTTTCGTCCTGCTATCAGAACGCCTGCCTTGCCGCGCAGGAATACGACAACGTCTCAGTCATCGACAGCGAGAACATCTGCACCGGACAGGGCTATCTTGTCCTCCGCGCCGCCAAATGGGCGGCAGACGGCCTGACGGCCCGCAACATCTGTATGCGGCTCCAGAACCTCGCTAAGCGGGTGGAACTGAGCTTCGTGCTGGACCAGCTCAATTACATGGCCAAGAGCGGCCGCTGCTCCGGCGTGCTGGCGTTCGGCGCAAACCTTCTGGGCATCAAGCCCAGCCTCGCTGTCATCGACGGTGAGCTGAAGGTCGTCAAGAAGTATCGCGGCAGCCTGCCCATCTGTGTCGGCAAGTACATCACCGACCTGCTGGACGGCCGGGACGACATCGACAACTGCATGGTCTTTATCTCGTCCTGCCAGCCCAAGCCCGGCTGCATGGAGGCCATCAAAGCCGGTCTGCGCAGGTACGGCAAATTCGAGAACATCATCGAGACCGACATCGGCACGACCATCGGCGGCTACTCCGGCCCCGGCACCATCGGCATCGTATTCGCAAAGAAAGTCTGA
- the aroD gene encoding type I 3-dehydroquinate dehydratase, producing MSSITIRGCCIGAGRPKVILPIVASTADGILSEAVRLAAQKADCIEWRADWFPGALDPSALGQVLSGLRAALEEKLLLVTFRTKAEGGEAALTPQQYASFCEAVCASGCADLLDIEFFPNREHLSALIEQAHQAGTAVVCSSHDFHKTPPRTEMVARLTAMQQVGADLPKLAVMPCSPSDVLELLAATAEMAERHPETPVITMSMGVLGAVSRLCGEAFGSAMTFANPGQASAPGQVALDVVNEVLESLRLA from the coding sequence ATGTCCAGCATCACCATCCGCGGCTGCTGCATCGGCGCTGGCCGCCCCAAAGTCATCCTGCCCATCGTCGCTTCCACAGCGGACGGCATCCTCAGCGAGGCTGTGCGTCTGGCCGCACAGAAGGCCGACTGCATCGAATGGCGGGCCGACTGGTTTCCCGGGGCGCTGGACCCCTCCGCGCTGGGACAGGTGTTGTCCGGACTGCGGGCCGCATTGGAGGAAAAACTGCTCCTCGTGACCTTCCGCACCAAGGCTGAGGGCGGCGAAGCCGCGCTGACGCCCCAGCAGTACGCCAGTTTCTGCGAGGCCGTCTGTGCCAGCGGCTGCGCCGACCTGCTGGACATCGAATTTTTTCCGAACCGGGAGCATCTGTCGGCCCTCATCGAACAGGCACATCAGGCAGGCACAGCAGTGGTCTGCTCCAGCCACGATTTCCACAAGACGCCGCCCCGGACAGAAATGGTCGCCCGCCTGACCGCCATGCAGCAGGTCGGGGCCGACCTGCCCAAGCTGGCCGTGATGCCCTGCTCCCCCTCGGACGTCCTTGAACTGCTGGCTGCCACCGCCGAGATGGCAGAGCGCCACCCCGAAACGCCCGTCATCACCATGAGCATGGGAGTGCTGGGTGCCGTGAGCCGTCTGTGCGGCGAAGCCTTCGGCTCGGCCATGACCTTTGCCAACCCCGGGCAGGCCAGTGCGCCCGGGCAGGTAGCCTTGGATGTCGTAAATGAAGTCTTGGAGAGCCTGCGGCTCGCGTAA
- a CDS encoding tagaturonate reductase, whose translation METLNYKVLESTGYNGYILKDAPVKVMQFGEGNFLRAFVDYFIDIANEKAGFNGKVKLVQPIANFPQMADWMNEQEGLYTLYLRGSEKGQKVDAKRVISCVSDCVCPYSEGKWDEVLALARSEDLEIVVSNTTEAGIAYTQGDSQFDQVPPNSFPAKLTRVLYERYTAFKGAADKGLIILSCELIDNNGKELQKCCNNYAKDWNLDAAFIDWMNNANTFCSTLVDRIVPGRIRDPQELAALEEANGYTDKALDVGEVFGVWVIEGPDGLEDKLPFKKAGVNVMVVPDVTPYKKRKVRILNGAHTGFVLGAYLAGFDIVRDCMHNDTVRGFMNKMLHEEVIPTLPLDKKDLEEFASAVQDRFNNPFINHELMSISLNSTSKWKARNMPSFLTYIEEQKKLPKCLTMSLAAYIAFYSNDIQERTADGLICKRPAGNTYKIQDDAWALDFYYAHKDDTAAQLVHAVLTNTQMWDQDLTKIEGLEAAVLADLELIRTEGAEAAYKSCL comes from the coding sequence ATGGAAACTTTGAATTACAAGGTTCTGGAAAGCACCGGTTACAACGGCTATATCCTCAAGGACGCACCCGTTAAGGTGATGCAGTTCGGCGAGGGCAATTTCCTGCGCGCATTCGTGGATTACTTTATCGACATCGCCAACGAGAAGGCTGGCTTCAACGGCAAGGTCAAGCTGGTGCAGCCCATCGCTAACTTCCCCCAGATGGCGGACTGGATGAACGAGCAGGAGGGCCTGTACACCCTGTACCTGCGCGGCAGCGAGAAGGGCCAGAAGGTCGATGCAAAGCGCGTCATCTCCTGCGTCTCCGACTGCGTCTGCCCCTACTCCGAGGGCAAGTGGGACGAAGTTCTGGCTCTGGCCCGCTCTGAGGATCTCGAAATCGTCGTCTCCAACACCACCGAGGCCGGCATCGCCTATACGCAGGGCGACAGCCAGTTCGATCAGGTTCCCCCCAACAGCTTCCCTGCAAAGCTGACCCGCGTGCTGTATGAGCGCTACACCGCATTCAAGGGCGCTGCCGACAAGGGTCTGATCATCCTGTCCTGCGAGCTGATCGACAACAACGGCAAGGAGCTGCAGAAGTGCTGCAACAACTACGCTAAGGACTGGAACCTCGACGCTGCCTTCATCGACTGGATGAACAACGCCAACACCTTCTGCTCCACTCTGGTGGACCGCATCGTCCCGGGCCGCATCCGTGACCCGCAGGAGCTGGCTGCTCTGGAAGAGGCCAACGGCTACACCGATAAGGCGCTGGACGTCGGCGAAGTCTTCGGCGTCTGGGTTATCGAGGGTCCCGATGGTCTGGAGGACAAGCTGCCGTTCAAGAAGGCCGGTGTCAACGTCATGGTCGTGCCCGATGTCACCCCCTACAAGAAGCGCAAGGTCCGCATCCTGAACGGCGCACACACCGGCTTCGTTCTGGGCGCATATCTGGCTGGCTTCGACATCGTGCGTGACTGCATGCACAACGACACCGTCCGCGGCTTCATGAACAAGATGCTGCATGAGGAGGTCATCCCCACCCTGCCTCTGGACAAGAAGGATCTCGAGGAGTTTGCTTCTGCTGTGCAGGACCGCTTCAACAACCCCTTCATCAACCACGAGCTGATGAGCATCTCCCTGAACTCCACCTCCAAGTGGAAGGCCCGCAATATGCCCTCCTTCCTGACCTACATCGAGGAGCAGAAGAAGCTGCCCAAGTGCCTGACCATGTCTCTGGCTGCTTACATCGCCTTCTACTCCAACGACATTCAGGAGCGCACCGCCGACGGCCTCATCTGCAAGCGTCCGGCCGGCAATACCTATAAGATTCAGGATGACGCATGGGCACTGGACTTCTACTATGCACACAAGGACGACACCGCTGCCCAGCTGGTACACGCCGTGCTGACCAACACCCAGATGTGGGATCAGGATCTGACCAAGATCGAGGGCCTTGAGGCCGCTGTTCTGGCAGACCTCGAGCTGATCCGCACCGAGGGCGCAGAGGCTGCTTACAAGAGCTGCCTGTAA
- the murC gene encoding UDP-N-acetylmuramate--L-alanine ligase — protein sequence MFMYTDYTQHLLDNVKKIHFIGCGGSGMYPLIQILAAKGYDISGSDVLDGSIIRSEREMGVKVTLGHSADNVIGADLVVYSAAIAKDNVELNAAASYGITTVERSVLLGYVSRLYKQSICVSGTHGKTTTTSMITTALELAGRDPSAVIGGKLPLIHGYGKAGKGDDIVIEACEFSETFLKLTPYLSVVLNIDNDHLDYYGSMGELKFAFKRFALMTQFMIFANADDKNTMDVMYTLDRRVRTFGINNDGDYQAVNVQEYKPGFFEFDLKEWSKVTGHIRLAVPGRHNIYNALAMCAVCRFAGLTVEQCAAAAASFKGAGRRFEVYGECNGAVVVDDYAHHPTELRATLTTAKELGYKRLIAVHQPFTYSRTKMLFNDFVDVLKIPDIAVITPIMGSREPNDPSITSAKLAAQIPGSVLVDSLEAAADWVKQNAREGDLVITLGCGDIYKASKMMVADNK from the coding sequence ATGTTCATGTACACCGATTACACCCAGCACCTGCTGGATAATGTGAAGAAGATCCATTTCATTGGCTGCGGCGGCAGCGGAATGTATCCGCTCATCCAGATCCTGGCCGCAAAGGGCTATGACATCTCGGGCAGCGACGTGCTGGACGGCAGCATCATCCGCTCCGAGCGGGAGATGGGCGTTAAGGTCACGCTGGGCCACAGCGCAGACAATGTCATCGGTGCAGACCTCGTGGTCTACTCCGCCGCCATTGCGAAGGACAATGTGGAGCTGAATGCGGCAGCTTCCTACGGCATCACGACGGTGGAGCGCAGCGTCCTGCTGGGCTATGTGAGCCGCCTGTACAAGCAGAGCATCTGCGTTTCCGGTACCCACGGCAAGACCACCACGACTTCCATGATCACCACTGCGCTGGAGCTGGCAGGACGCGACCCCTCTGCGGTCATCGGCGGCAAGCTGCCCCTCATCCACGGCTACGGCAAGGCGGGCAAGGGCGACGACATCGTCATCGAGGCCTGTGAGTTCTCGGAGACCTTCCTGAAACTGACCCCCTACCTCTCGGTTGTGCTGAACATCGACAACGACCATCTGGACTATTACGGCAGCATGGGCGAGCTGAAGTTTGCCTTCAAGCGCTTCGCCCTTATGACCCAGTTCATGATCTTTGCAAACGCCGACGACAAGAACACGATGGACGTTATGTATACCCTCGACCGCCGTGTGCGCACTTTCGGCATCAACAACGACGGTGACTATCAGGCCGTCAATGTACAGGAGTATAAGCCCGGCTTCTTCGAGTTCGACCTGAAGGAGTGGAGCAAAGTCACCGGCCACATCCGGCTGGCTGTGCCGGGCCGTCACAATATCTACAACGCGCTGGCCATGTGCGCGGTCTGCCGCTTTGCGGGCCTGACCGTCGAGCAGTGCGCCGCCGCTGCCGCAAGCTTCAAGGGCGCAGGCCGCCGCTTCGAGGTCTACGGCGAGTGCAACGGCGCTGTGGTGGTGGACGACTACGCCCACCATCCCACCGAGCTGCGCGCGACCCTGACCACTGCCAAGGAGCTGGGCTACAAGCGCCTCATCGCCGTCCATCAGCCGTTTACATACAGCCGCACCAAGATGCTGTTCAACGACTTCGTGGATGTGCTCAAGATCCCCGACATTGCGGTCATCACCCCCATCATGGGCAGCCGCGAGCCGAACGACCCGTCCATCACCAGCGCAAAGCTGGCGGCGCAGATCCCCGGCTCGGTGCTGGTGGACAGTCTGGAAGCTGCCGCCGACTGGGTGAAGCAGAATGCCCGCGAGGGTGACTTGGTCATCACGCTGGGCTGCGGCGACATATATAAGGCCAGCAAGATGATGGTGGCCGACAACAAGTAA
- a CDS encoding aldose epimerase family protein, which translates to MNQITTQYITENGACYEQYVITDPAAKTSLTITPERGGMITGFTLDGDEYIWTRRPNFSECNRPRFGVPVLFPSCGNPDGGVHNFEGKAYPMETHGFADLCAWDVESVGPDGVTLALESTPLTKFLYPFDFTLLVNYNLEGNKALISLTVINEGDKPMPFSFGYHPYFVASALENVDFDIKCATCSENAKGEQPAAPEKITLTRKEGADNTIRLMTGVEFPMTFTDKGNGHKVTVDADETFDKGVLWQQDAESFVCMEPWNGWANSVNEEGHHEVLDVDEAMTSEWSITIEKV; encoded by the coding sequence ATGAACCAGATCACCACCCAGTACATCACCGAGAACGGCGCCTGTTATGAGCAGTACGTCATCACCGACCCCGCCGCCAAGACCAGCCTAACCATCACCCCCGAGCGCGGCGGCATGATCACCGGCTTTACCCTCGACGGCGACGAGTATATCTGGACCCGCCGCCCCAACTTCTCGGAGTGCAACCGTCCCCGCTTCGGCGTGCCGGTGCTCTTCCCCAGCTGCGGCAACCCCGACGGCGGCGTCCACAACTTTGAGGGCAAGGCCTACCCCATGGAGACCCATGGCTTCGCCGACCTGTGCGCTTGGGACGTGGAGAGCGTCGGCCCGGACGGCGTGACGCTGGCGCTGGAATCCACCCCGCTGACCAAGTTCCTCTACCCCTTCGACTTCACCCTGCTGGTGAACTACAACCTCGAGGGCAATAAGGCCCTCATCAGCCTGACCGTCATCAACGAGGGCGACAAGCCCATGCCCTTCAGCTTCGGCTACCACCCCTATTTCGTGGCCTCTGCGCTGGAAAATGTGGACTTTGACATCAAGTGCGCCACCTGCTCCGAGAATGCCAAGGGCGAGCAGCCCGCTGCCCCGGAAAAGATCACCCTCACCCGCAAGGAGGGCGCAGACAACACCATCCGCCTGATGACCGGCGTGGAGTTCCCCATGACCTTCACCGACAAGGGCAACGGCCATAAGGTCACGGTGGACGCCGATGAGACCTTCGACAAGGGCGTGCTCTGGCAGCAGGATGCCGAGAGCTTCGTCTGCATGGAGCCTTGGAATGGCTGGGCCAACAGCGTCAACGAGGAGGGCCATCACGAGGTGCTGGACGTCGATGAGGCCATGACCAGCGAGTGGAGCATCACCATCGAGAAGGTCTGA
- a CDS encoding LURP-one-related/scramblase family protein: MKLLFKQRAFAWFDSYDIYDENENTVYIVKGQLSWGHCLKIFDASEEHELGTVKERIFSWWPQFELYEGSDCIGTLKKEPWGWFKPRYNIDFNGWHIEGDWAEWDYTITGPDGATVAAISKELLHWTDTYVLDIAKPEDALYVLMFVLAIDAEKCSCN, encoded by the coding sequence ATGAAGCTTTTATTCAAACAGCGTGCATTTGCTTGGTTCGACAGCTATGACATCTACGATGAAAATGAAAACACGGTCTATATCGTGAAAGGCCAGCTCTCTTGGGGACACTGCCTGAAAATATTCGACGCCAGCGAGGAGCACGAGCTGGGCACTGTGAAGGAGCGGATTTTTTCTTGGTGGCCCCAATTCGAACTTTACGAGGGGAGCGACTGCATCGGCACCCTGAAAAAAGAACCGTGGGGCTGGTTCAAGCCGCGGTATAATATCGACTTCAACGGCTGGCACATCGAAGGCGACTGGGCGGAATGGGACTACACCATCACCGGGCCGGATGGGGCGACGGTGGCGGCAATCTCCAAGGAGCTGCTCCACTGGACGGATACTTATGTGCTGGACATTGCAAAGCCGGAGGATGCGCTGTATGTGCTGATGTTCGTGCTGGCCATCGACGCTGAAAAGTGTTCCTGCAACTAA